GATCGCCGGGGACGCTTTCGTGACGACCAAGCAGGAGTCGGTGGTCGGGGCGCTGACCCTGCAACCGACCGTCGTTCACCGCCCGCCCGCGTACTACACGCCGAACTGGGACGCGGCGCGGGACTCGGTGCGCCTCCTCGCGGCGCTGAATCCCGCCCTCGCCGCCACCGGGCACGGCCACCCCATGACCGAGGAGCAGATGGACCTCAACCTCCAGCGCCTCGCCCGCAACTTTGACGACGCGGCGCGGCCCCGGCGCGGGTGGTATCTGAATCGCCCCGTGCCGGTCGCGCTCCCGCAGGCGGGGACACCCGACCCCCTGCAACGGATCGTTCTGGGAGCGCTCGCCGCCGCCGGCGTCTTCCTGCTGCTGGACCGCGCGCGGCGCTGAACCTGGGTGACCGGGGCGCTGTCCCGGTGGGGGGACCACTGGCCTGTGCCATGTTCCCCCCTTGCCCTGTGGCGAGGAGGAACTTCCGTGGCCGCCAGCCCCTCCAGCACGCCTCTTTGCGGGGGCGGCCCGTCGCCGCGGGTGTGGGGTTTCTGTTAGAAGGGGCCTCCTACACTCCGGGACGTGAACGGAGGTGAAGCCCGGGTGAGTGTCCCCCGCCCATTCCAGCGAGGAGGGCGGCAGGGGACCCTGCGGGCACAGTTCACGCTGGTCATCTTTCTGCTGGCGTTCCTGCCCAACCTGGCGGTGACGTTGCCCGCCCGCCAGGGCGTGCCCACCCTCAAGCTCGTGACATGGATGGTGGTCGTTGCCGCGCTGTGCGCGCTGATCGGCTACCTGCTCAGCGGGGTGCTGCTGCGGCCCCTGAGCCGCTTGGAGGCGGAGGTGCAGCGGGGCGACTTCGCGCAGCCGCACCGGGACGATCCCGGCGAAATCCTGGCGCTGCGCGGGGCCTTCGCCGATCTGCTGGGGCGGCTCTCGACCGAGCAGGCGCGGCGGGGCGCCTTTATGGCGACGCTCGTTCACGACCTCAAGACCCCGCTGATCGCCACCGGGCACCTCACGCGCGTCCTGACCGAGCACCCCCTCCCCGACGCCGAGCGGCGCGAGGTGGGCGAGCAGATCCTCGCCGAGAACACGCGGCTGCTGGCGCTCGTCGGGCAGATGGCCGACGCGCACCGCTTCGAGCGCGAGGAGGTGCGCCTCTCCCCCCGGCCCACCGATCTGCGTGCCGTGGTGGAGGGGGTGGCCCGCCGCCTGAGCACCCGGGCCGACGGCCTGACGCTGCGGGTGACGGGCCAGGGTCACGCCCCCGCCGACGCGCCCGTGCTGGAGCGGGCCGTGGGCAACCTCGCCGAGAACGCCCTGCGGTACGCCCGCAGCGAGGTGACCCTGGCGGTGACCCCCGCCGGGGTGGAGGTCCGCGATGACGGCCCCGGCCTGTGCGCCCCCCTCGCCGAACTCGCGCAGCCCTTCAACGCCCAGCCCGCCACCATCGCCGGGCAGCAGTACACCGCCGGAACGACCGGGCTGGGGCTCTTCATCGCCCGCCGTATCGCGGAGGCGCACGGCGGCAGCCTCACCTACCGGCGCGCTCCGCCCGCTCCTCCCGACCCGTCCTCCCCGACTCCTCCTTCCCCCCCGGCCCATCCCCCCCAGTCCGTCTTCACCCTGCATCTCCCGGAGGTGACCCCTTGAAACTCGTGATCGCCGATGACCACCCCCTCTTCCGTATGGGCCTGAAATACGCCCTGCTGCACCAGGGATTCGACGTGGTGGCCGAGGCCGCCGACGGTGTGCAGGCCCTCGCCGCCTGCCGCGCCCACCAGCCCGACGCCGCGCTCCTCGACGTGAAGATGCCCGGCCTGACCGGCGTGGAGGTCTGCGAGCGGCTGCGCCTGACCCACCCCAAAATCGCCAGCGTCCTGATCACCACCTTC
This sequence is a window from Deinococcus aerius. Protein-coding genes within it:
- a CDS encoding ATP-binding protein; the encoded protein is MNGGEARVSVPRPFQRGGRQGTLRAQFTLVIFLLAFLPNLAVTLPARQGVPTLKLVTWMVVVAALCALIGYLLSGVLLRPLSRLEAEVQRGDFAQPHRDDPGEILALRGAFADLLGRLSTEQARRGAFMATLVHDLKTPLIATGHLTRVLTEHPLPDAERREVGEQILAENTRLLALVGQMADAHRFEREEVRLSPRPTDLRAVVEGVARRLSTRADGLTLRVTGQGHAPADAPVLERAVGNLAENALRYARSEVTLAVTPAGVEVRDDGPGLCAPLAELAQPFNAQPATIAGQQYTAGTTGLGLFIARRIAEAHGGSLTYRRAPPAPPDPSSPTPPSPPAHPPQSVFTLHLPEVTP